One segment of Curtobacterium poinsettiae DNA contains the following:
- a CDS encoding histidine phosphatase family protein, producing MRLLLIRHGQTPANVHGILDAVVPGPGLTELGQQQADALPAALADRGIERLFVSSMVRTQITAAPLATSLGLEPVVLPGLREIEAGDTQGKSDTVSVQTYISTVHGWSGGDRTTRMPGAESGTEFFERYDDAVRQIETTGVAVAAAVSHGAAIRTWASAAAQNTPDHFGTKRHLENTGIVELEGSFADGWRLVDWEGEPVGGDQLIDRTALDPTGERF from the coding sequence ATGCGACTGCTGCTCATCCGCCACGGCCAGACCCCCGCGAACGTGCACGGCATCCTCGATGCCGTGGTGCCCGGACCGGGGCTGACCGAGCTCGGGCAGCAGCAGGCCGACGCCCTGCCCGCAGCGCTCGCCGACCGGGGGATCGAGCGACTGTTCGTCTCGTCGATGGTCCGCACGCAGATCACCGCGGCGCCCCTCGCGACCTCGCTGGGCCTCGAGCCCGTGGTGCTGCCGGGCCTGCGTGAGATCGAGGCGGGTGACACGCAGGGCAAGAGCGACACGGTGTCCGTGCAGACCTACATCTCCACCGTGCACGGCTGGTCCGGCGGCGACCGCACGACCCGGATGCCCGGTGCCGAGAGCGGCACCGAGTTCTTCGAGCGTTACGACGACGCCGTCCGGCAGATCGAGACCACCGGGGTCGCGGTCGCCGCCGCCGTCAGCCACGGTGCCGCGATCCGCACGTGGGCGAGCGCAGCTGCGCAGAACACCCCGGACCACTTCGGCACCAAGCGCCACCTGGAGAACACCGGCATCGTCGAACTCGAGGGCTCGTTCGCCGACGGCTGGCGCCTGGTCGACTGGGAAGGCGAGCCGGTCGGCGGCGACCAGCTCATCGACCGCACGGCGCTCGACCCCACCGGCGAGCGGTTCTGA
- the ykgO gene encoding type B 50S ribosomal protein L36 translates to MKVRNSLKALKKIPGSQVVRRRGRVYVINKENPRWNTRQG, encoded by the coding sequence GTGAAGGTCCGCAACTCCCTCAAGGCCCTGAAGAAGATCCCCGGCTCGCAGGTGGTCCGACGCCGGGGCCGCGTCTACGTCATCAACAAGGAGAACCCCCGCTGGAACACCCGGCAGGGCTGA